In Gimesia panareensis, the genomic window AAGGTTATCGGACTGAAACTGCATCGTGACAACCGACTTTCCTGAAGTCCGTTTCCAGGGTACGCTTCGTCCTTCACAGGCTGAAGCAATTGCCGTGATTCAACAGCAGTTGAATGCTGGTAAAAAGCGGCTCCACATCGTAGCCCCTCCCGGGTCCGGCAAAACGGTTCTGGGGCTGTTCCTCTGGGCGGAACATGTCAGGCAACCTGCGCTGGTCCTGTCTCCCAACTCAGCGATTCAGTCCCAGTGGACCGCCCGGACAGATCTGTTCCAGTCCTCTGCCTGTTCCCATCAGCTTGTTACCTCTGACTCTGACCAGGACGCGTTACTGACATCGCTGACCTACCAGTCGGTTACACTCCCCCGTCGGGGAGATTCAGACGTGGAAGAAGCCGCTCTCGAATACTGGATCGATCTGTTGATTGCCCGGGAGCAGGCTCAGGATCCGCTGGAAGCATTCACCTGGATCGCTGACCTGAAACAGCACAATCCGGAATACTATGAGAAACGGATACGGACCTATCGTAAAACGGTGCGCGACCAGTTGGTCTTGAACGGAAACGCGCTCGACATGCTCCATGCTTCTTCCCAACAGACGCTCACACAGCTCAAGAGCAGGGGAGTCGGTCTAATCATCTTTGATGAATGCCATCATCTGATGGGACACTGGGGGCGCGTGCTCGCAGATGCGCATGACTTTCTGGAACAACCGGTGATCATTGGCCTGACCGCCACGCCTCCGGATGAAAAAGGAAAACTACAGGAAGACATCGACCGCTACCACGACTTTTTCGGGCCGATCGATTACGAGGTTCCGATTCCCGCTGTGGTCAAAGATGGTTATCTGGCTCCCTATCAGGACCTGGCCTATTTTGTGCGCCCCACCACGGACGAACTCACCTATATCGCCAATACCGACGATCAACTGCAACAGATCATGGAAAACCTCTGCAGTGAGAAAGAGGTTCTTCCACATTCGAGTGAAGCAGAGCCGCAGGATACTTCAACCTCCGAAACAGAACGTGCTGAGCCACTTCCCATCTGGTTACATTCTCTATTACAGAATCTGGATTTACCTTCCGGTAAGGTAGATGACTGGGCCACCTTTGAGCGTCGCGATCCGACACTCGCAGATGCCGCCCGTCTGTTTCTGCAACAGCGAGATATCGAACTTCCCTCCCATGTACCGCCGCTTGAAGTCACTGACATTGACGAAGAAATCCCCCGTCTGAATTACTGGGGGCCTGTTCTGGATCGCTATATCCGCCATCGCCTGAGGCGTTCTCCTTCCCCAATAGACCAGGAACTGGCGTCACGCGTGGTCGAACAGTTACGACTCCTGGGACTCCAGATCACAGAGACCGGCTCTCAACCCTGTGCCTCGCCGGTAGGTCGCGTCATCGCCTACTCGCAGAGTAAAATTCAGGCACTGGTTCCTGTGCTGCGGGCTGAGATTCACAATCTGGGGAACTCGATCCGGGCTGTCGTCATTGCCGATTATGAAAAAACCTCTGCAACCTCCGCCGAAGTGGAACATCTGCTCGACGAAGAAGCCGGAGGCGCGATTGCCGCGTTTAAAGAACTGGTCCGAGACCCGGAAACCGACACCTTGAACCCCGTCCTGTTGACCGGTTCCAGTGTGCTCGTCGATGATGACATTGGAGAATTATTACAGAAAACCGCAGAACAATGGCTGGCAGATCGTCAGATTGATGTGACGCTCAGCCTCCAGCCTTACGATGGGTTCCATGTGCTGAACGGCAGTGGCTCTCAATGGTCTCCCCGCGTCTATGTGGAGATGATTACCGATCTCTTTCAGCAGGGGCTCACATGCTGTCTGGTAGGAACACGTGGACTGCTGGGGGAAGGTTGGGATGCCAACAAGATTAATGTGCTGATCGATCTCACGACAGTGACCACTTCCATGACGGTAAATCAGCTGCGTGGACGTTCTTTCCGACTGGATCCGGATGTCCCCGACAAAGTCGCCAACAACTGGGATATCGTCTGTATCGCTCCTGAATTTACGAAAGGCCTGGACGACTACGAACGATTCATCAAAAAACACAAGCGGCTGTTTGGTGTTACCGATGACGGCTTAATCGAAAAGGGCGTCGGCCACGTGCATGCCGCTTTCACCGAAATCAAGCCCGAAGGCCTGGAAGGCTCCGTGCAACTGCTCAACAGTGACATGCTGACGCGTGCCTCGAAACGTTCCGACTCACGTGCATTGTGGCGAATTGGAGAACCATATCAGGGGCTTCCATTGAGAACGATTGAACTCAACACCGGAGGCAGAGCAGGGGGAGGGGGTGGCTTCCCGCCGTTCAGCGGAATGCGTCAACCCTGGTCGTCTCATTCACTTACCAAAGCAGTCAGCCAGGCGGTTCTGGCAGCGTTACAGGAAACCGGCCAGATCTCTTCCGTATCACAGTTGCAGGTAGGGAAACGATCCGGAAATTACATCCGCGTGTTTCTCGATCAGGCACCGGAAACCGACTGCGATCGCTTCCTCGAAGCCGTCTACCAGGTTTTTGGACCGCTTCAGGGAGCCCGGTATGTCATTCCCCGAGTTGTACATGAGATCGAAGACACCTGGATTTCCAGTCTGCTGCCCGATCTGTTAGGCCGCTACTTCCGAAAACGAAAAGAACAGCTGGCGATGGTCCATGCAGTCCCCTCCGATCTGGCCCGCAATAAAGAATTGGTCACTGTCTTTGAAAAATACTGGAATCAGTATGTCAGCCCGGGTGAAGCTTTCTTTGCCTACCGGGGCCAGGGAGCAGAGCTCCTGGAGCACGCCCAGCGCAACGGACTCTCACCACACACGAAAGTTCACCGCAAAGAGATCTTTGTCTAACATTCATAAAAACTGGCAGGTCACACAGATGTATGACCTGCCAGCGTCTTTCGATTCAGACCGCTGTAGTCGATCGTTCCTTCTTGCGACCAGGCAAAGACTTTTCGGCCACGGGTTTTCCCGCAAACGTGGCAGTCTGCTCCCGGTTCGAATCATCAGACTGTTTCTGTTCAAAACGGACAACCACCTGACGCTCTTCGAAAGAGAGTTCCAGCGTCGTCCCTTTTTCCAGCGACTGAGAGTTAATCACCTCGGCAATCACTGGAGTGACATAGCGTTCGATCGTCCGTCGTAAAAAGCGGGCACCAAAGTAGGGGTCATACCCTTTCAGTGCCAACCAGTCCAGAATGGAACGATCCGGCTGAATGGAGATCCGGTGCCGTTTCAATCCGATACGATCCTGCAACAGACGCAACTCACAAGCGGCGATCGCCCGAATATGATTTGCATTCAACGCATGAAAATAGACGATTTCATCGAAGCGATTCAAAAATTCGAAACGGAAATAATCCATCAGACGCCGTTGCATCCCCTGTTCCATTTCCAGTTCCGACGACAGGCCATCGGCAAATCCGATCAGACTTTTCCGGTACAGTTCCGCCCCGGCATTGGTCGTGGCGATGATCACGGTCGAACGGCAGGAAATGGATTCCCCCGTCCCATTAATAAAGCAGCCTTCATCAATCAACTGCATGAACCGGTCCAGCACCGGAGGGGCACACTTTTCAAATTCATCCAGTAACAGCACTGTAAACGACTGTCCCTGCAGACGCTGGGTCAGAATTCCCTGGCGTTTGGATAACACGTACGCTTCCGGATCGCCGAAGAGGGTCAAGGCAGCAATTTCCGTCTGGAAATCCGCCATATTCAGACGCACCATGCTGTCCGGTCGTCCCAGGAGGTACTCAGATAACTTCTGTGCGATATGCGTTTTGCCCACCCCCGTCGGTCCTGCAAACAGGAACGCCCCTAAAGGCCGACGGATATCACTCAACCCCGCCTTGATGGTACCGATCATACGGACGACTGCATCGACCGCCTGGTCCTGCCCGAGTACGCTCGCGGCAAAGTGCTCACGTACCTGCTGCAGTTCCAGTTTCACTTCCGGATCTATTAAAGAGAGCGGAACCTTGTGCACCTGGTGGAAACGGTGAATGACATCCCGTCCATTCACCTTCCGGGCTTTCTTTCGCACAACTTTGACCTGATTCAACAGATCCAGCACTTTGCGCGGCATATTCAACCGGGAAAGAAAACGATGCGACAGAAGCAACGCTTCTTCCTGTGCCGTCTCGGTAAAGCGAACGCAATCTGTCTGCTGCTGGTGTTCGGACCAGTCACTGACAATCTGACGGGCAGCTGACAGGTCCGGTTCATCGACTTTCAAAGCGACAAAGTGGCTTTCCAGATCGGGGTAGCTCTCAAACATTGCTTCCACACTGGTTCGATCACCTTCTGCCAGGAGCGGGCGATCCGTCTGGTAGGCATAGGACTGTAACAGTGGCTGCAGGTAATTGTCATTCAGGATTTCCATGTCGGAGAAAAACGGAACGATCTTTTCATCCGTCTCCAGTAACAGATCCAGAAGCTTCTGAAATTCACCGCGCAGATGATGCTCTTTCTTCAGACTGGCCAGGGCACGCCGGAATGACAGCTTCAGTATCCGTGTTCCCTCTAATACCTCTGGTCCCTGTCCGGAAACAGACAGCGCCACCAGTTTGTGGAACACAGATGATTTTCCGACTCCGCTTCCACCATACAAAATGGGAAATCGGCCAGCATTAATTACATCAATGACGTCACAGACCAGTTCATCCATCAGAAACACGGGTGACAGCTTCCCCGTCACAGCTTCTTTTGTCAGATCCCGCTCGAGCCACTGACTGAGTACGGCCTGTAAATTTTTCGTTTGTTTTGACATGTGAGTTTATTCCGCCAATCCGGTTCTCAGAAGAATCATGACTTCCTTCTTCAGCTCAGAAACCAGATCGCTGAAGAATCTCTCTAACATGATGACGTTTACTGTCTGCCCGGGGTTCGCAGTGCAGTCCCGGTTTCTTCATGAAAGTGAGTATCAGCTGGTAATTTTATTCATTGAAAATCAAAATACTCCGGATTGCCCAGATGTCAGTCATACTTGACTGACATCTGGGATCGTGACTGGTACAATATTTAGCATTATTAATGAATCCAGATTCCCACCATTTTCCCGCCCCATAATTTCGACAGGATTAACAATGACGCGCATACCATTCAGGCCAATTTGCCTCGCCTTGACGCTGATCGGACTCATTCTGCAGA contains:
- a CDS encoding AAA family ATPase, with amino-acid sequence MSKQTKNLQAVLSQWLERDLTKEAVTGKLSPVFLMDELVCDVIDVINAGRFPILYGGSGVGKSSVFHKLVALSVSGQGPEVLEGTRILKLSFRRALASLKKEHHLRGEFQKLLDLLLETDEKIVPFFSDMEILNDNYLQPLLQSYAYQTDRPLLAEGDRTSVEAMFESYPDLESHFVALKVDEPDLSAARQIVSDWSEHQQQTDCVRFTETAQEEALLLSHRFLSRLNMPRKVLDLLNQVKVVRKKARKVNGRDVIHRFHQVHKVPLSLIDPEVKLELQQVREHFAASVLGQDQAVDAVVRMIGTIKAGLSDIRRPLGAFLFAGPTGVGKTHIAQKLSEYLLGRPDSMVRLNMADFQTEIAALTLFGDPEAYVLSKRQGILTQRLQGQSFTVLLLDEFEKCAPPVLDRFMQLIDEGCFINGTGESISCRSTVIIATTNAGAELYRKSLIGFADGLSSELEMEQGMQRRLMDYFRFEFLNRFDEIVYFHALNANHIRAIAACELRLLQDRIGLKRHRISIQPDRSILDWLALKGYDPYFGARFLRRTIERYVTPVIAEVINSQSLEKGTTLELSFEERQVVVRFEQKQSDDSNREQTATFAGKPVAEKSLPGRKKERSTTAV
- a CDS encoding DEAD/DEAH box helicase; the protein is MTTDFPEVRFQGTLRPSQAEAIAVIQQQLNAGKKRLHIVAPPGSGKTVLGLFLWAEHVRQPALVLSPNSAIQSQWTARTDLFQSSACSHQLVTSDSDQDALLTSLTYQSVTLPRRGDSDVEEAALEYWIDLLIAREQAQDPLEAFTWIADLKQHNPEYYEKRIRTYRKTVRDQLVLNGNALDMLHASSQQTLTQLKSRGVGLIIFDECHHLMGHWGRVLADAHDFLEQPVIIGLTATPPDEKGKLQEDIDRYHDFFGPIDYEVPIPAVVKDGYLAPYQDLAYFVRPTTDELTYIANTDDQLQQIMENLCSEKEVLPHSSEAEPQDTSTSETERAEPLPIWLHSLLQNLDLPSGKVDDWATFERRDPTLADAARLFLQQRDIELPSHVPPLEVTDIDEEIPRLNYWGPVLDRYIRHRLRRSPSPIDQELASRVVEQLRLLGLQITETGSQPCASPVGRVIAYSQSKIQALVPVLRAEIHNLGNSIRAVVIADYEKTSATSAEVEHLLDEEAGGAIAAFKELVRDPETDTLNPVLLTGSSVLVDDDIGELLQKTAEQWLADRQIDVTLSLQPYDGFHVLNGSGSQWSPRVYVEMITDLFQQGLTCCLVGTRGLLGEGWDANKINVLIDLTTVTTSMTVNQLRGRSFRLDPDVPDKVANNWDIVCIAPEFTKGLDDYERFIKKHKRLFGVTDDGLIEKGVGHVHAAFTEIKPEGLEGSVQLLNSDMLTRASKRSDSRALWRIGEPYQGLPLRTIELNTGGRAGGGGGFPPFSGMRQPWSSHSLTKAVSQAVLAALQETGQISSVSQLQVGKRSGNYIRVFLDQAPETDCDRFLEAVYQVFGPLQGARYVIPRVVHEIEDTWISSLLPDLLGRYFRKRKEQLAMVHAVPSDLARNKELVTVFEKYWNQYVSPGEAFFAYRGQGAELLEHAQRNGLSPHTKVHRKEIFV